A window of Pseudomonas putida genomic DNA:
GACAGACTTAGGTACGGCCGCCCCAGCAGGCAGTATTCTGTGGGTTCACACAATTCACCGGTCAATCTGCTCAGATCTGCTTCGCGCAGCGCCAAAAGCGCCCGATATCACCCGCCCGCGCCCGCAGCAGGTCGGCCGCATTGGCACAGGCCTGCTCCAGGCTCATCGGCCCGCTGGCCAGGGCAAAGGCGGCATCGACCCCATGGGCATACAGCTGCTGGTACCCCTCACCCAAGGTCCCGGCCAGCACCACCACCGGTACCCCATGGCGCTTGGCGACCCGGGCCACGCCCATCGGCGTTTTGCCACGCAAGGTCTGGGCGTCGAAGCGCCCCTCGCCGGTGACCACCAGGGCTGCGCCCTGCACCAACGCATCCAGGCCGGCCAGTTCGGCCACCACTTCCACCCCGGGGCGGAACTGCGCGCCCATGAATGCCCGCGCCGCGAACCCCATGCCGCCGGCTGCGCCGCAGCCAGGGTAGTCGCGCACATCCTCACCCAGCAGCTGTGCACAATGGTCGGCAAAATGGCCCAGGGCCTGGTCCAGCGCCTGCACCTGCTGCGGGTTGGCGCCCTTCTGCGGGCCGAAGATCGCCGATGCGCCGTTGGCGCCACACAGCGGGTTGTCAACGTCTGCTGCGACTTCGAATTGCACCTCGGCCAGGCGCGGGTCGAGGTCGCTGGCATCGATACGGGCCAGCTTGGCCAAGGCCAGGCCGCCCTCTTCCAGTGCTTGCCCGTCGGCGTCCAGCAGGCGCAGGCCCAGCGCCCGCAACATGCCGCTGCCAGCGTCGTTGGTGGCACTGCCGCCGATGGCCAGCACTATACGTTGCGCGCCAGCAGCCAGGGCGGCAGCAATCAGCTCGCCGGTGCCCCAGGTGCTGCTGCGGCAAGCATCGCGCTGGGCAGGCGGCACCAGTTGCAGGCCACTGGCCTGGGCCATTTCGATGATCGCCGTGCGGCTTTGCGGCAGCCAGCCCCAGCCCGCCTCCACACTTTGCCCCAACGGCCCGCGCACGGTCTGCAGCCGCAGTTCGCCGTGGCTGGCGGCGAGAATCGCCTGCATGGTGCCTTCGCCACCGTCGGCCATCGGGCACTCGACCAGCTCGGCCTCCGGCCAGGCCTCGCCCAGGCCAGCGGCGATGGCGCGGGCGACGCCGGCAGCGTCGAGGCTGTCCTTGAACGAGTCGGGGGCAATGACGATCTTCATGGGGTTTCTCCTGTCCAGATGAGCGGCATGCTGACAGGTGGCTGCAAAGGTAGCCTCGGTCAAATGCACAAAACGCCGGGCGGGTTGTTTGGGCGGATGCCTTTCGCCTGTACTGGCCCTATCGCCGGCAAGCCAGCTCCCACAGGTTCAACGCAGGCCTGAGGGCAGCATGTATCCTGTGGGAGCTGGCTTGCCGGCGATAGGGCCGGTTCAGGCAACCCTTCAGTCGGCAGGCAGCAACTGCAACCCCAGGTACAAGCTAAGCATGCCTTCCATACGCAGCGGGTCGACCTCGCCCAGTTCGGCAATGCGCTCCAGGCGGTAGCGCAGGCTGTTGCGGTGGATACCAAGGGCATCGGCACAGGCCTGGCTCTGACCGTCATGGGCACACCAGGCGCGCAGAGTGGTGAGCAACTGCCCACTGCCGTCCCTGCTGCGTATACGTTGCAATGGCTCCAGCAACTCATCCAGCGCATCATCGTTGCGATGCCGCCACAGCAATGCCGGCAACCGGTAGCGCTGCAGGCTGAGCAGGCGCTCGCCGGGCAGCACCTCGCGCCCATAGGCCAACAGGTCGCGCACCCGGCGATAGCCGCGGCGCAACTGTTCCAGGCTTTGCGCGGCACTGCCGAGGGCCAGCCGCTCCACTTCCCAGCCATGGCGCTGCAGGCGTTCCAGCAGGCGAGGTTCGTCCAGCGCCACGCCTGCCGGGCGACACCACAACAACGACTGGCGGGCCGGGCTGACGCACCAACTGTCCGGGTAGCGGCTCATCAACCATGCTGCCAAGGCTTCGGCGGCGGGCCCCGAGGCCAGTTCGAACAGGCACGGCACCCGTGGCAACTGGGGTTTCAGCCCCAGTTGCCGGGCCTCGTCGAGCAACCGGGGAGAATCGCCACTGCCGCCCAGCAGCAAGGCCAGCAAGTCGTCACAGCGCTGCCGTCGCCATTGCTGGTCCGCCTGCAAATGGCGCTGGGCCAGTAGCATTTCCGCAGTCATGCGCACCAGTTCGCCATAGGTACGCACTTGTTGCGGGTCGCCGGTCAGACCAAGTACGCCCATCAACCTGCCATCAAGCATCAATGGCAGGTTCACCCCGGGCTGCACACCCTTCAGGCATTTGGCCGCGTCTGTATCCAGCTCGACGATGCGGCCGTTGGCCAGTACCAGTTGCGCGCCCTCGTGGCGGGTGTTGATGCGCTCCGGTTCGCCACTACCCAGGATCAAGCCCTGGCTGTCCATGACATTGACGTTGCATGGCAGAATGGCCATCGCGCGGTCAACGATATCCTGTGCCAGGTCATGGTCGAGTTCGAACATTGAACGGTCCTTTGGGTGTCAGGGTTTTGGGCTCGGGCACAGCAGCCCGGTGCAAGTGCTGTGCAAAAGCACAAAGACAGGCACGCCGCCGTCCCCGAGACTCGTCAGGGCGAGCGCCGGAACAGGCGACGCGGCGACAACCATAACAACAGAGAACCCGATCATGGCATACAGCCCCGCCCCTGACCAAGGCACGGACACCACCCGCAACGCGCTGTACCGGCGCATCACCCTGCGGCTGATTCCGTTCATTTTCATCTGCTACCTGTTCAACTACCTGGACCGCGTCAACGTCGGCTTTGCCAAGCTGCAGATGCTCGACGCCCTGAAGTTCAGCGAAACGGTGTACGGCCTTGGCGCCGGCATCTTCTTCATCGGCTATGTGCTCTGCGGCCTGCCGAGCAACCTGGCGCTCAACCGCTTCGGCCCGCGGCGCTGGATCGCGCTGATGATGATCGCCTGGGGCAGCCTCTCCACCTGCCTGCTGTTCGTCACCACGCCCACCGAATTCTACGCCCTGCGCCTGCTGACCGGCGCCGCCGAAGCCGGCTTTTTCCCCGGCGTGGTGCTGTACCTTTCGCGCTGGTTCCCGGCGGCCCGCCGCGGTCGCATCATGGCCCTGTTCATGTCGGCGATCCCGGTGTCGGGCCTGCTCGGCGGGCCGTTCTCCGGCTGGATCCTCCAGCACTTCGCCGCTGGCCAGCACGGCCTGGCCGGCTGGCAATGGATGTTCCTGATCCAGGGCCTGCCGACCGTTGCGTTGGGGGTACTGGCAGTATTCCTGCTCAGTGACGGCTACCAGAAAGCCGCCTGGCTGAGCCCAGCCGAACGCCAGCTGATTGCCGCCGACCTCGACGCCGATGCTGCAGGCAAGCCGAGCACTACCGGCGACAGCGTGCTCGCCGTGCTGACCAACTCGCTGATCTGGACCTTCGGCTTCGTCTACTTCTGCATCCAGAGCGGTGTGTACGCGATCAACTTCTGGCTGCCTTCGATCATCAAGAACATGGGCTTCGACAACCCGCTGCTTATCGGCTGGCTCAGCGCCATCCCGTACCTGCTGGCTGGCGTGTTCATGATTCTCTGCGGGCGCTCGGCCGACCTGCGCAACGAGCGCCGCTGGCACCTTGTAGTACCGATGCTGATGGGCGCCATCGGCCTGCTGATCGCGGTGAACTTTGCCGGCAACCCGGCCATCGCCATCCTCGGCCTGTCGATCGCCACCATGGGCGCCCTTACCGGCCTGCCGATGTTCTGGCCGATGCCTACCGCGCTGCTCAGCGCCAGCGCGGCTGTGGCGGGCCTGGCGATCATCAACTCGGTGGGCCAGATGGCCGGTTTCCTCAGCCCGTATCTGGTCGGTTTCATCAAGGACCAGACAGGCTCGACCGATGCCGCGTTGTATTCGCT
This region includes:
- a CDS encoding glycerate kinase; the protein is MKIVIAPDSFKDSLDAAGVARAIAAGLGEAWPEAELVECPMADGGEGTMQAILAASHGELRLQTVRGPLGQSVEAGWGWLPQSRTAIIEMAQASGLQLVPPAQRDACRSSTWGTGELIAAALAAGAQRIVLAIGGSATNDAGSGMLRALGLRLLDADGQALEEGGLALAKLARIDASDLDPRLAEVQFEVAADVDNPLCGANGASAIFGPQKGANPQQVQALDQALGHFADHCAQLLGEDVRDYPGCGAAGGMGFAARAFMGAQFRPGVEVVAELAGLDALVQGAALVVTGEGRFDAQTLRGKTPMGVARVAKRHGVPVVVLAGTLGEGYQQLYAHGVDAAFALASGPMSLEQACANAADLLRARAGDIGRFWRCAKQI
- a CDS encoding sugar diacid recognition domain-containing protein, whose amino-acid sequence is MFELDHDLAQDIVDRAMAILPCNVNVMDSQGLILGSGEPERINTRHEGAQLVLANGRIVELDTDAAKCLKGVQPGVNLPLMLDGRLMGVLGLTGDPQQVRTYGELVRMTAEMLLAQRHLQADQQWRRQRCDDLLALLLGGSGDSPRLLDEARQLGLKPQLPRVPCLFELASGPAAEALAAWLMSRYPDSWCVSPARQSLLWCRPAGVALDEPRLLERLQRHGWEVERLALGSAAQSLEQLRRGYRRVRDLLAYGREVLPGERLLSLQRYRLPALLWRHRNDDALDELLEPLQRIRSRDGSGQLLTTLRAWCAHDGQSQACADALGIHRNSLRYRLERIAELGEVDPLRMEGMLSLYLGLQLLPAD
- a CDS encoding MFS transporter; the protein is MAYSPAPDQGTDTTRNALYRRITLRLIPFIFICYLFNYLDRVNVGFAKLQMLDALKFSETVYGLGAGIFFIGYVLCGLPSNLALNRFGPRRWIALMMIAWGSLSTCLLFVTTPTEFYALRLLTGAAEAGFFPGVVLYLSRWFPAARRGRIMALFMSAIPVSGLLGGPFSGWILQHFAAGQHGLAGWQWMFLIQGLPTVALGVLAVFLLSDGYQKAAWLSPAERQLIAADLDADAAGKPSTTGDSVLAVLTNSLIWTFGFVYFCIQSGVYAINFWLPSIIKNMGFDNPLLIGWLSAIPYLLAGVFMILCGRSADLRNERRWHLVVPMLMGAIGLLIAVNFAGNPAIAILGLSIATMGALTGLPMFWPMPTALLSASAAVAGLAIINSVGQMAGFLSPYLVGFIKDQTGSTDAALYSLAALIVLGSLVALRVTRAGALSTARAN